Proteins from a single region of Bacteroidota bacterium:
- a CDS encoding T9SS type A sorting domain-containing protein — MIVLREIKVLRNIENGTQSIDVSSLANGVYFVTLTAGEMIERKKIIIEK; from the coding sequence ATGATCGTGTTACGTGAAATAAAAGTATTACGCAATATTGAAAATGGAACACAATCAATTGACGTATCTTCTTTAGCGAACGGAGTGTATTTTGTGACCTTAACAGCAGGGGAAATGATAGAGCGTAAAAAAATAATAATCGAGAAATAA
- a CDS encoding T9SS type A sorting domain-containing protein, translating into MKKTKLFSNTTHSSVHFFLENLSGNFMKLPGVSVSNCIYSLKLINVQGEMIMEENQLSGIDDFDCSSLSPGMYFIEIFEGNEKHIYKLIIQ; encoded by the coding sequence ATGAAAAAAACAAAGTTGTTTTCCAACACAACTCACAGCAGCGTTCATTTTTTCTTAGAAAATCTCAGCGGCAATTTCATGAAGCTTCCTGGTGTTTCAGTTTCTAATTGTATCTACTCCTTAAAACTAATTAATGTACAAGGGGAAATGATAATGGAAGAAAATCAACTATCAGGGATTGATGATTTTGACTGTTCCTCTTTGTCTCCGGGTATGTATTTCATTGAAATTTTTGAAGGAAATGAAAAACATATTTACAAACTCATTATCCAATGA